A single genomic interval of uncultured Desulfobacter sp. harbors:
- a CDS encoding inorganic pyrophosphatase Ppa, translating to MKINNFLELKDAFELEKYVRNMDFDKKNCCSFYGSPKKHPYGKERVILVADPFGEHTFYYDFKLKDILSIEEQPRITSPAGDSVSMVRLWVKKGSIGLQCTPFAVGRTIEMINGR from the coding sequence ATGAAGATTAATAATTTTCTTGAACTTAAAGATGCCTTTGAACTTGAAAAATATGTCAGAAACATGGATTTTGATAAAAAGAACTGCTGCTCATTTTATGGATCACCCAAAAAACATCCATATGGAAAAGAGCGCGTTATTCTGGTGGCAGATCCATTTGGGGAACACACCTTTTACTATGATTTTAAACTAAAAGACATCCTGTCAATAGAGGAGCAGCCCCGCATTACAAGTCCGGCAGGGGATTCGGTTTCCATGGTACGGCTTTGGGTAAAAAAAGGCAGCATCGGATTGCAGTGTACGCCGTTTGCTGTGGGACGAACGATTGAAATGATTAACGGCCGTTAA
- a CDS encoding diguanylate cyclase has protein sequence MNTDQNFTVMVVDDTQENIDILVTVLGHQFNVCSAMGGKSALAKIAKDPPDLILLDIMMPEMDGFEVCRQLKSQAETQDIPIIFLTAMTDEKSVVEGFQAGVVDYITKPFNTTELLVRVKTQLELSHSRREMKRINARLEHLVIHDDLTGLYNTRYLYDELYQLLERSKTENKSFALLFMDIDNFKHVVDTYGHLNGSRALREIADTIMESISQPCYGVAYGGDEFVIVLPGFNKDQAIKTAESIRNRMKQTTYLSSEGCNVNLSASIGIAAYPDDAIETRALLNLADQLMFKIKETSKDAIGCLAGASGSDHRPQPPSTLIN, from the coding sequence GTGAATACCGATCAAAATTTTACGGTAATGGTCGTAGATGACACCCAGGAAAATATCGATATTCTCGTTACGGTTCTGGGACACCAGTTTAACGTATGCAGCGCCATGGGCGGCAAATCCGCATTGGCGAAAATTGCCAAGGACCCGCCTGATCTGATTCTTTTAGATATCATGATGCCGGAAATGGATGGCTTTGAAGTCTGCCGACAACTTAAAAGTCAGGCCGAAACCCAGGATATTCCTATAATCTTTCTGACGGCTATGACTGATGAGAAAAGTGTTGTGGAAGGATTCCAGGCCGGCGTAGTGGATTATATTACCAAACCATTTAATACCACCGAATTGCTTGTGCGTGTGAAGACACAACTTGAACTGAGCCATTCTCGAAGGGAAATGAAAAGAATTAATGCGAGACTGGAGCACTTAGTGATTCATGATGATTTAACAGGCCTTTACAACACGCGTTATCTTTACGATGAACTGTATCAGTTGCTTGAACGCAGCAAGACTGAGAATAAATCCTTTGCTCTGCTCTTTATGGATATTGACAATTTCAAACATGTTGTGGACACCTACGGACATCTAAACGGCAGCCGGGCACTTCGGGAAATTGCCGACACCATCATGGAATCAATCTCACAACCATGCTATGGGGTGGCATATGGTGGGGATGAATTTGTCATCGTATTGCCGGGGTTTAATAAGGACCAGGCAATCAAAACAGCCGAAAGCATCCGTAACCGGATGAAACAGACAACGTACCTGAGCAGTGAAGGGTGTAACGTGAACTTGAGCGCAAGCATCGGCATTGCGGCCTACCCTGATGATGCAATAGAAACAAGAGCCCTGCTGAACCTGGCGGACCAGCTGATGTTCAAAATAAAGGAAACCAGCAAAGACGCCATTGGCTGCCTTGCCGGCGCATCCGGTTCAGATCATCGGCCCCAGCCTCCGAGCACCCTGATAAATTAA
- the katG gene encoding catalase/peroxidase HPI, with translation MNEKGKCPVTGKSAGDLTAKGKSNRDWWPNQLNLKILHQHDRKSNPMGDSFDYKAAFKSLDLSALKKDLFDLMRDSQEWWPADYGHYGPLFIRMAWHSAGTYRTMDGRGGGGTGNQRLAPLNSWPDNVNLDKARRLLWPVKKKYGNKISWADLMVLAGNCAIESMGLKPFGFGGGREDVWEPEEDIYWGAEEEWLATSDKPKSRYSGDRDLENPLAAVQMGLIYVNPEGPDGNPDPVASGIDVRETFARMAMNDEETVALVAGGHTFGKCHGAGDAALVGPEPEAAPLEEMGLGWKSSFGSGKGGDTIGSGIEGAWKPNPTQWDMGYFKVLFKYEWELVKSPAGAHQWLAKDVEDEDMVVDAHDPSKKHRPMMTTADLSLRFDSIYEPISRHFLANPEAFADAFARAWFKLTHRDMGPKARYLGPDVPQEDLIWQDPVPQVDHELVDANDITELKQNILDTGLTVSQLVSTAWASASTFRGSDKRGGANGARIRLAPQNGWAVNAPDQLTDILNTLEGVQQAFNTSRTGGKKVSLADLIVLAGCAGVEKAAADAGFDVTVPFSPGRTDASAEQTDIDSFDVLEPIADGFRNYLKKRYAVPAEELLLDKAQLLTLTAPEMTVLIGGLRVLDANFKQMQHGVLTQRPGALTNDFFVNLLDMATEWKPSADDDTVFEGRDRTTGELKWTGTRVDLVFGSNSQLRALCEVYAGEDAKEKFVTDFIAAWDKVMNLDRFDLA, from the coding sequence ATGAATGAAAAAGGAAAATGCCCGGTTACCGGTAAAAGCGCAGGAGACTTGACAGCCAAGGGAAAGTCCAATCGTGACTGGTGGCCTAATCAATTAAATTTGAAAATACTTCACCAGCATGACCGGAAAAGCAATCCCATGGGGGATTCGTTTGACTATAAGGCCGCATTTAAAAGCCTTGATCTCTCAGCCTTGAAAAAGGACCTGTTTGATTTAATGCGCGATTCCCAGGAATGGTGGCCGGCAGATTACGGCCATTATGGCCCGTTGTTCATACGGATGGCCTGGCACAGCGCCGGGACCTATCGTACCATGGATGGCCGGGGCGGGGGAGGCACCGGCAACCAGCGGCTTGCCCCGTTGAACTCCTGGCCGGATAATGTAAACCTTGATAAGGCCCGAAGACTTTTGTGGCCCGTTAAAAAGAAATACGGCAACAAAATTTCCTGGGCCGATCTTATGGTGCTGGCCGGTAACTGCGCCATTGAATCCATGGGGCTTAAACCCTTTGGCTTTGGCGGTGGCAGAGAAGACGTGTGGGAACCCGAAGAGGATATTTACTGGGGGGCGGAAGAAGAGTGGCTGGCAACCAGCGATAAGCCTAAAAGCCGATATTCCGGGGATCGTGATCTTGAAAATCCGTTGGCTGCCGTGCAGATGGGCTTAATTTATGTAAATCCCGAAGGGCCGGACGGTAATCCGGATCCGGTGGCATCCGGCATTGATGTGCGTGAAACCTTTGCCCGAATGGCCATGAACGACGAAGAGACCGTCGCTCTGGTGGCCGGGGGCCACACATTTGGTAAATGCCATGGCGCCGGCGATGCGGCCCTGGTGGGACCGGAACCCGAGGCAGCTCCGCTTGAAGAGATGGGGCTGGGATGGAAAAGCAGCTTCGGCAGCGGCAAGGGCGGAGACACCATCGGCAGCGGCATCGAAGGCGCCTGGAAACCCAATCCCACCCAATGGGACATGGGATATTTCAAGGTGTTGTTTAAATACGAATGGGAACTGGTCAAAAGCCCGGCCGGCGCTCACCAGTGGCTTGCAAAGGATGTTGAAGATGAAGATATGGTGGTTGATGCCCACGATCCATCCAAAAAGCATCGCCCCATGATGACCACCGCTGACCTGTCCCTGCGCTTTGATTCGATTTACGAACCCATTTCCCGGCATTTTCTGGCGAACCCGGAGGCGTTTGCCGATGCCTTTGCCCGGGCATGGTTCAAGCTGACCCATCGCGATATGGGGCCCAAGGCCCGGTATCTTGGCCCTGATGTTCCCCAGGAAGATTTGATCTGGCAGGATCCGGTACCCCAGGTAGATCATGAACTTGTCGATGCCAATGATATTACCGAACTCAAACAAAATATTTTGGACACGGGGCTGACTGTTTCCCAGCTGGTCTCTACCGCCTGGGCGTCTGCGTCAACATTTCGCGGCTCGGACAAACGTGGCGGAGCGAACGGCGCGCGCATCCGTTTAGCCCCCCAGAATGGCTGGGCAGTGAATGCGCCGGATCAACTTACTGATATTCTCAATACCCTTGAAGGAGTTCAGCAGGCGTTTAACACTAGCCGGACCGGCGGAAAAAAGGTGTCCCTGGCGGATTTGATTGTACTGGCCGGATGTGCCGGTGTTGAAAAGGCCGCGGCTGATGCCGGATTTGACGTGACAGTGCCGTTCTCCCCGGGCCGCACGGATGCATCAGCAGAGCAGACTGATATTGATTCCTTTGATGTACTCGAACCCATAGCCGACGGCTTCCGCAACTATCTTAAAAAAAGATATGCGGTTCCGGCCGAGGAGCTGCTGTTGGATAAAGCCCAATTGTTGACATTGACCGCTCCGGAGATGACTGTGCTCATCGGCGGATTGCGCGTTCTCGATGCCAATTTCAAACAAATGCAACACGGCGTTTTGACCCAGCGTCCAGGCGCTTTGACCAATGACTTTTTTGTCAATCTATTGGATATGGCAACGGAATGGAAACCCAGTGCAGATGACGATACGGTATTTGAAGGCCGTGACCGGACGACCGGTGAATTAAAATGGACCGGTACCCGTGTGGATCTTGTATTTGGTTCAAACTCCCAGCTGCGGGCGCTTTGCGAAGTGTACGCCGGCGAGGATGCCAAGGAAAAATTTGTAACTGATTTTATTGCGGCCTGGGATAAGGTCATGAATCTTGACCGGTTTGATCTTGCTTGA
- the pta gene encoding phosphate acetyltransferase produces MANSLYITTTETRNGKILIVLGIMQLLLKDIRLVGFFRPIINPSPKDARDHDIDLVLSNFNIGLQYEETYAYTLEEAKQMVNSGRQAEMMKTILDKYKALEKKSRFVLCEGTDFAAGSEAFEFDINAMIIADIGCPALVVAYGHKKDAQQVVTSCQLAVESLYHKGVDVLAVMVNRVEPESLHSLKIALDKAIDRPEVLVYTIPETQALSRPSFRDLIPAVDAQVLYGRQGLENQISGCMIAAMLVPDFLDHIKKDYLVVTSGDRAGIVLTGIASRLSMAYPDIAGILVTGGISIPDSIIRLINGWQELPVPILLTRMDTHTAIKAIDQIYSRISPDDPQRIALALNVFEENVDAGSLRQRLAARKSVRITPQMFEYSLIEKAKKAQQHIVLPEGNSDRILQAADILLRRSFCDITILGSPETIERRVKELGLNLSQVRIVQPDTSPWLDDYAQTYFELRKHKGITLDLARDTMTDPSYFGTMMVHKGHADGMVSGSVNTTGHTILPAFEIIKTLPGFTIVSSVFLMCLKDRVLVFGDCAVNPNPTASQLAEIAVTSAGTASIFGIEPRVAMLSYSTGSSGTGADVDKVIQATAMAREKAPDLPIEGPIQYDAAIDPAVAMTKLPDSQVAGRATVFIFPDLNTGNNTYKAVQRASENAVAIGPVLQGLNRPINDLSRGCTVPDIVNTVAITAIQAQAGKTQI; encoded by the coding sequence ATGGCTAATAGTCTTTACATTACAACGACTGAAACCCGGAACGGAAAAATTCTCATCGTTCTTGGCATCATGCAGCTTTTGCTCAAAGATATCCGGCTTGTGGGATTTTTCAGGCCCATTATTAACCCGAGCCCAAAAGACGCCAGGGACCACGATATTGATTTGGTGCTTTCCAATTTTAACATTGGGCTGCAGTATGAAGAAACCTATGCTTATACTCTGGAAGAGGCCAAACAGATGGTCAATTCCGGCCGCCAGGCAGAAATGATGAAAACCATTTTAGACAAGTATAAGGCCCTTGAGAAAAAAAGTCGTTTTGTCCTGTGTGAGGGCACTGATTTCGCAGCCGGTTCCGAGGCGTTTGAATTTGATATCAATGCCATGATTATAGCAGATATCGGGTGTCCGGCCCTGGTGGTCGCCTATGGACATAAAAAAGATGCGCAACAGGTGGTAACCTCATGTCAACTTGCGGTGGAAAGCTTATACCATAAAGGGGTGGATGTGCTGGCCGTGATGGTTAACCGGGTGGAACCCGAATCGTTGCATAGCCTGAAAATTGCTTTGGATAAGGCAATTGACCGCCCTGAAGTCCTGGTTTATACCATTCCTGAAACCCAGGCTTTAAGCCGTCCGTCGTTTCGGGATCTGATTCCGGCCGTGGATGCTCAGGTTTTGTACGGCAGACAGGGGCTAGAAAATCAAATTTCAGGATGTATGATTGCGGCCATGCTGGTCCCGGATTTTCTGGACCATATTAAAAAAGACTACCTGGTCGTTACGTCCGGGGACCGGGCCGGCATTGTTCTTACCGGCATTGCCTCCCGACTTTCCATGGCCTATCCCGATATCGCCGGCATCCTGGTTACCGGCGGTATTTCCATTCCCGATTCCATCATTCGGCTCATCAATGGATGGCAGGAACTGCCTGTACCCATTCTGCTGACCCGGATGGATACCCATACCGCGATCAAAGCCATTGACCAAATTTACAGCAGGATTTCCCCGGACGATCCCCAACGCATTGCCCTGGCCCTGAATGTTTTTGAGGAAAACGTGGATGCCGGTTCTTTAAGGCAGCGGCTGGCAGCCAGAAAGTCGGTGCGCATCACCCCCCAGATGTTTGAATACAGCCTTATTGAGAAGGCTAAAAAGGCTCAACAGCATATTGTGCTGCCCGAAGGCAACAGCGACAGGATTCTTCAAGCCGCTGATATTCTTCTACGGCGCTCATTTTGCGATATCACAATTTTAGGCAGTCCCGAAACAATTGAACGCAGGGTCAAGGAGTTAGGACTGAACCTATCCCAGGTCAGGATTGTCCAACCCGATACCAGCCCTTGGCTGGACGATTATGCCCAGACGTATTTTGAATTGCGCAAACACAAAGGTATAACCCTGGACCTAGCCAGGGACACCATGACCGACCCGTCTTATTTCGGCACCATGATGGTGCATAAAGGACATGCCGACGGCATGGTCTCAGGCTCTGTGAACACCACGGGGCACACCATTCTGCCGGCATTTGAGATCATCAAAACACTGCCCGGTTTTACCATTGTGTCGTCTGTGTTCCTCATGTGCCTGAAAGACAGGGTTCTGGTATTTGGCGACTGCGCTGTCAACCCCAATCCCACAGCTTCCCAGTTGGCCGAAATTGCGGTGACTTCAGCCGGTACCGCCTCCATTTTCGGTATTGAACCCCGGGTGGCCATGCTCTCCTATTCCACCGGATCTTCAGGAACAGGCGCAGATGTGGACAAAGTGATTCAGGCCACGGCCATGGCCCGGGAAAAGGCCCCGGATCTTCCCATCGAAGGCCCTATTCAGTATGATGCTGCCATTGACCCGGCAGTGGCCATGACCAAGCTGCCCGACTCCCAGGTAGCCGGACGGGCCACTGTATTTATTTTTCCGGATCTGAACACCGGGAACAATACTTACAAGGCTGTCCAGCGGGCCTCGGAAAACGCTGTGGCCATCGGCCCCGTGCTCCAGGGATTAAATCGGCCCATTAATGATCTAAGCCGGGGATGTACCGTGCCGGATATTGTGAATACCGTTGCAATAACAGCCATTCAGGCTCAGGCCGGAAAAACGCAAATTTAA
- a CDS encoding YdiU family protein: MEKTTAVSTLKAGFQNSFAALPKKFYEEITPETVDTPVLQKYNWKLSRELGLNFTEETQELTDCLAGNLVFADSTPIAMAYAGHQFGNFVPQLGDGRAVLLGEKITPDGKRLDVQLKGSGRTRFSRGGDGKSPLGPVIREYIVSEAMHRLGVPTTRALAIVSTGERILRPDGVHPGGIMTRVASGFVRVGSFEYFAARGDETAIRQLADYVIDRHYPELPAKKDRYRQFFLLVAKKQARLVAKWMQLGFIHGVMNTDNTSISGETIDYGPCAFMDYYDPNMVFSSIDTMGRYRYDNQSAIMKWNLHALGICLQTLLGKTDEEAANVIDATLSVFEDEFVHAQRVGLLKKIGIENPGDQDSSLLGKLLALMQNQKADFTLTFRYLADHIRQGSDMTPQLQNLFKAPDAISSWLESWQQRLAKENSPDVIQAHMNRVNPLFIPRNHRIHKAIEDAEASNDFSQVHLLTTLYENPFTEQPDFIDYAQPPTNEERVTRTFCGT; encoded by the coding sequence ATGGAAAAGACAACCGCTGTCTCAACCCTTAAAGCCGGATTTCAAAACAGTTTTGCTGCTCTTCCGAAAAAATTTTATGAAGAGATTACGCCTGAAACCGTAGATACCCCTGTGTTGCAAAAATACAATTGGAAATTGAGCCGGGAACTGGGTCTTAATTTCACTGAAGAAACCCAGGAACTGACAGATTGTCTGGCAGGCAACCTTGTTTTTGCAGATTCCACACCCATTGCCATGGCCTATGCCGGGCATCAATTCGGAAACTTTGTTCCCCAACTGGGAGATGGACGGGCCGTCCTTCTCGGAGAAAAAATTACCCCGGACGGCAAACGTCTGGATGTTCAACTCAAAGGTTCCGGCAGGACCCGGTTTTCACGGGGTGGAGACGGCAAGTCTCCCCTTGGGCCTGTGATCCGTGAGTACATTGTCAGTGAAGCCATGCATAGGTTAGGCGTGCCCACCACCAGGGCCCTGGCAATCGTCTCCACAGGAGAACGAATTCTGCGCCCGGATGGGGTCCATCCGGGGGGTATCATGACCCGCGTCGCATCGGGGTTTGTCCGGGTGGGCAGTTTTGAATATTTTGCCGCCCGGGGGGATGAAACGGCAATACGCCAGCTTGCCGACTACGTCATTGACCGCCATTATCCTGAACTTCCGGCAAAAAAAGACCGGTACAGGCAATTTTTTTTATTGGTGGCCAAAAAGCAGGCCCGGCTTGTGGCCAAATGGATGCAGCTGGGATTTATTCACGGTGTCATGAATACGGATAACACCTCAATTTCAGGGGAAACCATTGATTATGGCCCCTGTGCCTTTATGGATTATTATGACCCCAACATGGTCTTCAGTTCCATTGATACCATGGGAAGATACCGTTATGATAATCAGAGCGCCATCATGAAATGGAACCTGCACGCTCTTGGCATTTGTTTACAAACACTTTTAGGAAAAACAGATGAAGAGGCCGCGAATGTGATTGATGCTACCCTGTCCGTGTTTGAAGATGAATTTGTTCACGCCCAACGCGTTGGTCTGCTTAAAAAAATCGGCATAGAAAATCCTGGTGACCAGGATTCTTCCCTTCTTGGGAAGCTGCTTGCCCTCATGCAGAACCAAAAAGCCGATTTTACCCTGACGTTTCGCTATCTGGCAGATCACATCAGGCAAGGTTCAGATATGACCCCGCAATTGCAAAACCTTTTCAAAGCACCGGATGCGATTTCCTCCTGGCTTGAATCTTGGCAGCAGCGGCTGGCTAAAGAAAATAGTCCTGACGTTATTCAGGCACACATGAACCGGGTTAACCCTCTTTTTATTCCAAGGAACCATCGAATTCACAAAGCGATTGAGGATGCGGAAGCCAGCAATGATTTCAGTCAGGTACACCTGCTGACAACGCTTTATGAAAACCCTTTTACTGAACAGCCGGATTTTATCGATTATGCCCAACCACCCACTAATGAAGAACGGGTAACACGGACATTTTGCGGCACTTGA
- a CDS encoding aminotransferase class I/II-fold pyridoxal phosphate-dependent enzyme, whose product MTTDKLDKSLQTELAALAAEGRAKAPERIITEFIPPRNDSGPRYRLEGSSKEYIRLNSNAYLSLSVHPALVQAADKATRQFGVGPGAVRFIDGTFCFHAELENRIAEFVGKPCAKIFNSAYTANCGLALSISNAKTYWIGDQLNHNSIIRAMRISNVPSGNKGIFKHNDMADLKRCLDEVGPDMERVVVIFDGIFSMRGDFAPIDQILNVCKPYEDKFKDGVITVVDDSHGIGAYGATGRGTSEYTGARPDVIVGTFGKAFGVNGGFIAASDTMIEAVRQKADTYIYTNPLSVADCAAAVAAIDICDSDQGLDLLDHLGTITTAFRNGLKNMGLESIDGPHPIVPLMVRDTGRTHDLVNFLYENGVLVVGLTFPVVPKGDETIRFQINACHTHADIDYVLGLIKSFYEPGKH is encoded by the coding sequence ATGACAACAGATAAATTAGACAAAAGCCTTCAAACGGAGCTTGCCGCTCTGGCCGCCGAAGGCAGGGCAAAAGCCCCTGAAAGAATTATCACGGAATTTATCCCCCCAAGAAACGATTCAGGCCCAAGATACCGGCTTGAAGGCTCCAGCAAAGAATATATCCGGCTCAATTCAAACGCCTATCTGTCTTTATCCGTTCATCCGGCGCTTGTTCAGGCGGCAGACAAGGCAACCCGGCAATTTGGTGTGGGCCCTGGTGCGGTTAGGTTTATAGATGGAACGTTTTGTTTCCATGCTGAACTGGAAAACCGAATAGCCGAATTTGTGGGCAAGCCCTGTGCAAAAATTTTTAATTCTGCTTATACGGCCAATTGTGGTCTGGCCTTGTCCATCTCCAATGCCAAAACATACTGGATCGGGGATCAACTCAACCATAATTCCATCATCAGGGCCATGCGTATTTCAAATGTCCCTTCCGGCAACAAGGGTATTTTCAAACACAATGACATGGCAGATCTGAAACGCTGTCTTGATGAGGTGGGGCCGGACATGGAACGTGTCGTGGTTATTTTTGACGGAATTTTTTCCATGCGTGGCGATTTTGCCCCTATTGATCAAATTCTTAACGTCTGTAAACCCTATGAAGACAAGTTCAAGGACGGGGTCATAACTGTTGTGGACGATTCACACGGCATTGGGGCATATGGTGCAACGGGCCGGGGAACCAGCGAGTATACAGGCGCCCGGCCTGACGTCATTGTCGGCACTTTCGGCAAAGCCTTCGGGGTCAACGGCGGATTTATTGCAGCAAGTGATACCATGATTGAAGCGGTTCGCCAAAAGGCGGATACTTATATCTATACAAATCCCTTAAGCGTTGCAGACTGTGCTGCTGCCGTCGCCGCCATTGATATCTGTGACAGTGACCAGGGTCTGGACCTTCTGGATCATTTGGGCACAATTACCACAGCCTTTCGCAACGGCCTTAAGAACATGGGCCTTGAATCAATTGACGGGCCACATCCCATAGTGCCACTCATGGTCAGGGATACCGGAAGAACCCATGATCTGGTAAATTTTCTTTACGAAAACGGTGTGCTGGTTGTGGGTTTAACCTTTCCGGTTGTTCCCAAGGGCGATGAAACCATACGGTTTCAGATCAACGCCTGCCACACCCATGCCGATATTGATTATGTCCTGGGACTTATCAAGTCTTTTTATGAGCCAGGCAAACATTAA
- the tdh gene encoding L-threonine 3-dehydrogenase — protein sequence MNPSIPNTMKALVKAHPKEGLWLQEIPVPGISHNEVLIKILKTAICGTDVHIYNWDTWSQKNVPVPMHIGHEFVGRVVAVGSHVKDCSPGDLVSGEGHIICGHCRNCLAGRRHLCRDTKGVGVNRPGAFAQYLSIPVTNVWFCDEKIPLDVLACFDPLGNAVHTALTFDVLGEDVLITGAGPIGCMAAAIAKHAGARNIVVTDINAFRLDLAEKAGATRIMNPKRESLAEIQKELGMKEGFDVAMEMSGSPAAIDDILDNMFHGGKIALLGIQPEQIPMDWNKVVFNMYTIKGIYGRQMFETWYKMTAMVQSGLDISPLITHRFHYTEFQKGFDVMRSGQSGKVILDWD from the coding sequence ATGAATCCATCCATCCCCAATACCATGAAAGCCCTGGTAAAGGCCCATCCAAAAGAAGGGCTGTGGCTTCAAGAGATACCGGTTCCCGGTATAAGCCACAACGAAGTGCTCATTAAGATTTTAAAGACGGCCATTTGCGGCACGGATGTGCATATTTACAACTGGGATACATGGTCCCAAAAAAATGTTCCCGTGCCCATGCATATTGGGCACGAATTTGTGGGTAGAGTTGTTGCTGTCGGTTCCCATGTAAAAGATTGCAGCCCCGGGGATCTGGTTTCCGGGGAAGGTCACATCATCTGCGGCCACTGCAGAAACTGTCTTGCCGGGCGTCGTCATTTGTGCCGGGATACAAAAGGCGTGGGTGTCAACCGGCCCGGTGCCTTTGCCCAGTACCTATCCATCCCGGTCACCAATGTGTGGTTTTGTGATGAAAAAATCCCCTTGGATGTTCTTGCCTGTTTTGATCCTCTGGGAAATGCTGTCCATACCGCTTTAACTTTTGACGTACTTGGCGAAGATGTACTGATCACAGGCGCAGGTCCCATAGGATGCATGGCAGCCGCCATTGCAAAACATGCAGGCGCCAGAAATATTGTGGTCACCGATATTAATGCTTTTCGTTTGGATCTTGCCGAAAAGGCAGGGGCAACCCGGATCATGAACCCGAAAAGAGAAAGTCTTGCCGAGATTCAAAAAGAACTTGGTATGAAAGAGGGGTTTGACGTGGCCATGGAGATGTCCGGCAGTCCCGCAGCTATTGACGATATACTGGATAACATGTTTCATGGCGGTAAAATCGCGCTGCTAGGCATTCAGCCTGAACAAATCCCCATGGACTGGAACAAAGTTGTCTTTAACATGTACACCATCAAGGGAATATATGGACGACAGATGTTTGAAACCTGGTATAAAATGACTGCCATGGTTCAAAGCGGCCTTGATATTTCCCCTTTGATTACCCACAGGTTCCATTACACTGAATTTCAAAAAGGATTTGATGTTATGCGTTCGGGACAGTCAGGAAAAGTGATACTGGATTGGGATTAA
- a CDS encoding porin translates to MKKVIVVLAALALMVSSAYAAEWNFYGSARLATFWEDTDIISGDDGNTQYSEYLQVNSRIGAKVKVSDELAGRFEYGASGGDANIRLLYGEWDFGSGKLLVGQDYTPLCWLWANQVYGHDGDLLPHGAVYSHREAQIRLTFGSFKIAFINPDDTVNNNGKSGGATYGGTTDVTIPAIEVGYTLDLDVVSLDFGAGYSTFEATVGGNEEDIDSYVLALGAQFDKAGFFMKGDVYYGQNAGNLIWISVDGDYKIDDGFAEFDTINGKFLDNECIGFMLVAGYKINDTFTVEAGYGYNQTELDDNDEDESATYYINTTIHLAPGVFVVPEIGVLDGDEDGDTETIYYGMKWQINF, encoded by the coding sequence ATGAAAAAGGTTATTGTAGTTCTGGCAGCACTTGCTTTAATGGTGAGTTCTGCCTATGCAGCAGAGTGGAATTTTTATGGAAGTGCCCGTCTAGCTACCTTTTGGGAAGATACTGACATCATTTCGGGCGATGACGGCAATACACAATATTCTGAATACCTTCAGGTTAACTCCCGTATCGGTGCAAAGGTTAAAGTATCTGATGAACTGGCCGGACGTTTTGAATATGGTGCTTCCGGTGGCGACGCCAATATCCGTTTGCTTTATGGTGAATGGGATTTTGGTTCCGGTAAATTACTAGTGGGTCAGGACTATACGCCTCTATGCTGGCTATGGGCCAACCAGGTATATGGGCATGATGGTGATCTGCTGCCACATGGTGCGGTCTATTCCCATCGCGAGGCTCAGATCCGCCTGACCTTTGGTAGCTTTAAAATTGCTTTTATTAACCCGGACGACACTGTAAACAACAATGGAAAATCCGGCGGAGCAACCTATGGCGGAACGACTGACGTCACAATTCCTGCCATTGAAGTCGGTTACACCCTTGACCTTGATGTGGTTTCCCTGGACTTCGGTGCCGGCTACAGTACTTTTGAAGCTACTGTTGGCGGAAACGAGGAGGACATTGATTCCTATGTTCTGGCGTTAGGTGCTCAGTTTGACAAAGCTGGTTTTTTTATGAAAGGTGATGTTTACTATGGTCAGAATGCCGGTAACTTAATCTGGATTTCTGTTGACGGCGACTATAAGATAGATGACGGTTTTGCTGAATTCGATACCATTAATGGAAAATTTCTCGATAACGAATGCATTGGTTTCATGCTGGTTGCCGGTTATAAAATTAATGACACCTTTACCGTTGAAGCCGGTTACGGTTATAACCAGACCGAACTTGATGACAATGATGAAGATGAATCCGCTACATACTATATTAATACCACCATCCATCTGGCGCCCGGTGTTTTCGTTGTTCCTGAAATTGGTGTCTTGGACGGTGACGAAGACGGCGACACTGAGACTATTTACTACGGCATGAAATGGCAGATCAACTTCTAA